TTTGGCACCTCGATGTCGGCTCATCGCATCCTGGGGCTGTAGTAGGTCCCAAGGGTTGGGCTGTTCGCCCATTAAAGCGGTACGCGAGCTGGGTTCAGAACGTCGTGAGACAGTTCGGTCCCTATCTGTCGCGGGCGCAGGAAGTTTGAGAGGATCTGTCCTTAGTACGAGAGGACCGGGATGGACGAACCTCTAGTGTACCAGTTGTCACGCCAGTGGCAGTGCTGGGTAGCTAAGTTCGGCACGGATAAGCGCTGAAAGCATCTAAGCGCGAAGCCACCTTCAAGATAAGACTTCCCAACTTGTAAAAGTGTAAGACTCCAGATAGACTATCTGGTAGATAGGCCGGGGGTGTACAGGTAGTAATACCTTTAGCTGACCGGTACTAATAAGTCGAGGACTTGACCAACTTAGTTTAGATAATGACTTAGTTTTCATTCCTTATGGTAATTTGAATCCAGTGACCATAGCGAAGAGGTCCCACCGGTTCCCATCTCGAACACCGAAGTTAAGCTCTTCAGCGCCGATGGTACTTGGGGTCTACCCCCTGGAAGAGTAGGACGTCGCTGGGTACTTTAAAACACCTAACCATATTCTTTGGTTAGGTGTTTTTTACTTTAAAAGGTTTATACTATTAAAAGATAGAAACAACCTGGATTTTAGTTTCCATGAACGTAAAGGTTCACCTTTTAAAAATTTTGAATAATTTTATTTAAAATTTAGACAAAAAGAAGAGGTATTATTTAACAAGACGAAAGTATCAGTTTTATATTATATAATAGGTATTTAGTTTTATTTTTTAAAGAAGCGAATGTAACAGAAACTTGAGCAAGAATCTTTAACTTGGGGATTTATTCAAAGAATAGATAATCGTTAAGATTCATTAATATGAAATATTTTATTATAGAAATTACTTTACTTTAACTTTTTTTTTAAGTATGTAGATGTGTTTTTCTCATTAGTTCATATTTTAAAGAAAAGCAATTTATTTGTGAGTTATATGCTGATATTTTATCTTAAGTTTACGTAAATTGGATTTGAGATTGTATTCTCCACCAGTTATAATTATTTACGGAGTGATTAATTATGAAGTTAAATATAGCAGGGATAATACCTGAGTCTGTTGTAGATGCCCCTGGGGGAATTAGTTATACTATTTTTGCACAAGGATGTTATCATCAATGTAAAGGTTGCCATAATCCTCAAACCCATAGTTTTAAAGGTGGAAGATTAATGACCGTCGATGAAGTAATTAAGGATACTATAAAATATCCTTTAAGCAAAGTAGTTACATTTTCTGGCGGGGATCCATTTTATCAACCAAAAGAGTTTGCCTTACTTAGTAAAAAATTAAAAGTAAAGCAATATAGACTGGTGGCTTACACCGGTTTTTTATTTGAGCAGCTCTTAAATGATGTTGAGAAAAAGGAGTTTTTAGTGAACCTAGACCTGTTAATTGATGGTCCATTTATGGAAGAACTTAAAAATGTTGATTTAGATTTTAGAGGTTCTTCTAATCAAAGAATTATTGATGTCCAAAAATCACTTAGCACTGATAAAATTTGCCTGCATCAACTAAACACTTAAGGGGGAGTTTTTATGAATTTTAGCCAAGCAGAAAACTTACAACAACTGCCTGAAAAGGTAGTAAAAAGAGACGGAAGGATGCAAAATTTTCAACCTTCTAAGATAACTGAAGCTATAAATAAAGCTTTTTTAGCGAGTAGAGAGGGAAATTATAATGACTCTCTTATGTTAACTCAAAAAGTTTTAGGGTCAATTAACACTAAAATGCGCTTGCGGGAAATAAATACCCCCACTATAGATGAAATTCAAGATATGGTTGAGGATATTTTGTTGGAATCTAAGTTTACAAAATCAGCAAAGGAATATATATCATATCGTAGAAGAAGGGATGATATTAGAGAATCTGGTGGTAAATTTATAAAAGACCTTTCTGATATAGTTAAAAGCAAAGACACTGAAAACGCTAATATCAATGGTGATACCGCCATGGGAAAAATGCTTCAGGCTGGTTCAGTGGCAGCAAAACGTCTTTGTGAAATAAGTCTTAAAAAAGAGCATATTCAGGCCCACAAGGATGGAGACATACATATTCATGACATGAACTTCCTTCCTTTTGGAACAAAGACTTGCCTACAGATACCATTAGTAAAGTTATTTGAAAATGGATTTAATACTGGGCATGGTTTTATACGCCCTCCTAAAGATATTAAAACGGCCTCTGCCCTTGTTTGTATAATTATGCAAGCAAATCAAAATGAACAACATGGGGGTCAGTCAGTTAAAGCTTTAGATACGGATTTAGCTCCTTATGTAGAGAAGACTAAAGAAAAATATATAAATCTACTTAAAGAATTAGAATATGACAAAGATAAAATGGAAGAAAAAGCATGGGAACTTGCAGAAAAAGATGTTAATCAAGCAATGCAGGGGATAGTTTATAACTTAAATACTATGCAGTCTAGAGCAGGAGCACAAGTTCCTTTTACAAGTATTAACTTTGGTTTAGATACTACTAGAGCAGGTCGAATGATTAGTAAGCATCTTCTTATTAACTTTGAAAATGGTTTAGGAAAGGGCGAAAGCCCTATGTTTCCAAATTTAATTTTTTCAATGGCTAAAGGAGTAAATAAGGAACCTGAAGATCCTAACTATGATTTAAGAAGGCTTTCGCATAGAGTGTCATGTAAAAGGTTATTTCCTAACTACTCTAATCAAGATTCGAGTTTTAACAAACCTTTTTACAGAAGGGAAAAAAATCCTCAGGTTGTTGGTTATATGGGATGTAGGACAAGGGTTATATCCAATGTATGTGGAGAAGAAGTCACTGATGGCAGAGGAAATCTTTCTTTTACATCAATAAATTTACCTAGAATAGCAATAGAGGCAGATAAAAACATAGACACATTTTTTCACTTATTAAAAGAAAAATTTTTAATGGTTCGAAATCAGCTTTTAGAAAGATATGAAATTCAAAAGAATAAAAAAGTTAAAGAGTTTCCATTTCTTTTGGGTCAAAAACTCTATCATAATTCAGACCATTTAAATCCCGAAGATACTATTGAGGATGCTATCAAAAATGGTACTTTATCTATCGGCTTTATAGGCCTTGCAGAAGCTCTTGTGGCTTTGACTGGAATGCATCATGGAGAATGTGATGATGCTCAAAAACTTGGAGTAAAAATTATAAGTACATTAGATGCTTGGTGTAAAGCAGAATCACAAAAATATAGTCTTAATTTTTCTCTTTTAGCAACACCAGCAGAGGGCCTATCTAGTAGGTTTGTTGAAATGGATAGAAAACGCTTTGGAGTTCAAGAAGGAATCACAGATAAAGAGTGGTACACAAACTCATTCCATATTCCAGTGGAATATAATATTCCTGCTCATAAAAAGATAGAAGTTGAGTCAATTTATAATCAGTACACACCTGCAGGCCATATAAATTATGTAGAATTGGATAATGCTCCTACTGGAAATCTAGACGCTTTTGAACAACTAGTAAATGCTGCTTTTGATAATGATTGTGGTTATTTTAGTGTTAATTTCCCAGTAGATCAGTGTATGGGTGATGATTGTTCATATATTGGAATTATAGGTGAGGAAGGTTGTCCAAAATGCAAATCAAAGAGAGTAAGAAGAATTAGAAGAGTAACTGGATACCTAGGTATCTATGAGGAAAGTAGTGAGAATGGGGAAAAAAGCTCATTTTTTAATAATGGAAAATATAATGAGACAAAAAATAGAGTAGCTCATTTGGCCAACTTCAAAAACTAAATAACAACTAACTCTTCTCTTATTTTACTAAGGGGAGAGTTTTTTTGTATGTTAAATCAGTAGAATAGCTATGAATATATGTATTAAGATTAGTAAATTATAATACAAAGGAGTGATAAGATTGAGAACTATGTGGAAAGGTGCAGTTAGTTTTGGTTTAGTGAATGTTCCTATAAAAATGTTTACGGCTACTGAAAATAAATCAGTGAGGTTTAGAAACTTACACAAGGAGTGTAACACTCCGATAAAATATCAAAGAGTTTGCCCCAATTGCGATCGAGAAGTAGATAATGAAGAAATCGTAAGAGGTTACGAGTATCAAAAAGGCTCATTTGTTGTAGTCGAAGATGAAGATTTAGAAACTATTCCTAATGAAACGACAAAATCTATAGATATTATGGATTTTGTTAATTTAAAAGATATTGATCCAGTTTTTTTTGATAAAACCTATTATTTAGCTCCAGAAGAAACAGGAAAAAAAGCATATAACCTTTTGACAAATGCACTATCAAAAACGAAAAGGGTAGCTGTAGCAAAAGTAGTAATAAGATCAAAAGAGTCATTAGTTGCAATAAGGGTTTTTAAGGAAGCTTTAGTATTAGAGACAATGTATTTCCCCGATGAAGTTAGAAATGTAAAAGAGGTTCCTGGAGTGGGAGAAAAAGTAAATGTATCTGATAATGAATTAGATATGGCTAAAGAACTGATAGAAAATCTATCTGCGAAGTTTGATCCAGAAAAATATACAGATGAATATAGGACACAGTTAATGAGACTTATTGAACAAAAAATACAAGGTAAAGAAATTGCTCAACCTAAAGCAAAAAGAGATGATAGCGTTGTTGATTTAATGGAAGCTTTAGAAAGTAGCTTAAACGCAGTTAAAAAAGAAACGTTAAAACCAAATAAAAAGTCAAGGAAAAAGAAGACTGGATAAAATGAAGAAAATTACTCCTATGGAACCTATGTTAAAAGAAAAATTAGTTAACAATGAGGACAATATATATCAAGTAAAGTGGGATGGTATACGAATATTGACTTATCATGATAGTAAAGGATTTACCGTTGCCACAAGGAAAGGAAAAGATAAAACAAACACTTTTCCAGAATTAAAAGAGCTTAAAAAAATATCAGCTTCTTTCATCCTAGATGGAGAAGTAGTAATAATTGAAAATGGTGTTAATGATTTTTCTAAGATATTGACCAGAAATCAGATGATAAACAAAAATAACATCGAACTAACATCTAAAAAACAACCTGTAAGTTATATGGTTTTCGATATTCTATTTTTAAATGGAGAGTGGTTGAATGATTTTTCATTTATACAAAGGCATGGAATACTAAAAGATGTTTTATCTGACATTAAACAAACACATATTAATGTGTGTAAAAACTATAGTGATGGTGAGAAATTATTTGAAGCTACAAAAACCCAAAAATTAGAGGGAATTATAGAAAAAGTTAAAGATAGTAAATATGTTTTTAAAAAAAGTATGAGTTGGAAAAAGTACAAACACACAATAGACATTGAAGCATATGTAGGAGGAATACTTGTTAAAGATAAAGTTTTGTCATCATTAGCTATAGGAGTTAAGGATGGTACCAAACTTAGGTATATTGGAAACGTAGGTATTGGTATAAACAACCAGAATACCAAAGAAATAATATCTTTTGCTACAAAAAATATAGAGAATAAAAACCCTTTTATTAATCAAAATATAAAAAATCATATTTTTTTAAAGCCAAAATTGAAAGTTAATATAGAATTTCTACAATGGACCTCACAAAAGACCATGAGATCTCCAGTACTAAGGGGAGTTATAAAGGAGCTTTATTAATGAGTTATTTGTTGATTGGAGATAGGAAGGTTAGGATAACAAGTTTAGAAAAATTTTATGACAAAAATAATATGATTACAAAAAAAGATTGCATAAATTACTACATAAAAATTTTTCCTTATATTAAACCATTTATTGAAAACAGACCTGTTTCATTAAAAAGGTTTCCTAATGGATTTGATAAAAAAGGTTTTTATCAAAAAAATATAGATGAAAATTTTCCTAGCTGGATTAAATTTATTAAAAGAAAAGGTGTGGAGAAATACCCTTTGATCAATGATTTAGAAAGTTTTATTTATTTAGTCAACCTAGGCACAATTGAATTTCATCCATGGATGTCAACATTAGATAATCTAGACTCTCCCCAGTATGGGGTTTTTGATATAGATCCTATGAAAAGGTTTACCTTTTTAGAAGTTACTAAAGTAGCTAAAACAATTTACTCAGTTTTGGAAATATTAAACCTAAAGTCTGTTGCTAAGCTATCTGGTTCTACTGGCATACAAATATTTCTACCGGTAAAAAAAGGCTATAGTTATAATAGGGTTAGAGAATTTATCAGAAAGGTTTCAGTTATAGTTAATAATAAACTAGGTGATATTACCACTATGGTAAGAAAAAGAGAATATCGAGAAGAAAAAATTTACTTGGACTTTCTCCAAAATGTTAAAGGTCAAACTATAGTAGCTCCTTTTAGCTTAAGGCCGATTAATGGTGCTCCAATTTCTATGCCTATCTCATGGAAAAGAATATTAGAAACTAGTAATATACGAAGTGCACAGCAGTATAATATAAAAAATATCACTTTTGTAACTGGCAAGTAGAATTGGAGAAATTTTGGCAATTAATTTTCCCTATCCTTTTTCCAGTTAAAACCTAGAATTTTCTTCAAAAAATGATTCTCTGTGTGCTAATCTATAACTTTTACCTGACATATTAAATAACTCACATCTATGAGTGATTCTATCTAAAACAGCTGTAGTTAAAGCTGGGTCACCCAATAGTTCAGTCCAGTCTTCTAGACCTTTATTTGAGGTAATAATAAGTGATGCTTGTTCATGAAGTGCCGTTATGAGTTGGAAAAACAGGTTAGACTCTTCCCTAGATATCGGCAAGTAACCTAGTTCATCGATGATTAGTAAGCTAGAGGACAAAACCTTATTTATTTTGCCTTTACTTTTTCTTGATATCTCTTGGGTTTTTAAACAGTGCATAAGGTCGTTCATAGTAACAAAGCTAACCTTGTACCCCATCTCAACAGCCCTGTAGCCTAGTGCTATTGCTAAGTGAGTTTTACCGACCCCAGGAGGGCCCAAAAAAATTAAATTATACATACGGTCTATCCATTCCAATTCCGATAAACTGTTAACTTGTCTTTGAGTTATGGACTTTTGAAAATCTAAATCAAAATCTTCTATAATTTTAAGTGTAGGAAAACCAGCGTTTTTTAGCCTTCTTGCCTGTGCTTTTTCTTCTTTTAGTTTCATTTCTTCCTGAAGTATGTTTAACAAAAATTGCTGATATGAAATGCTTTTTCCATCTGCATCTTGAACGACTTGAGAAGCGTTTGTATTTAAGTAGTCAAGCTTTAATTTTTTAGCATTTTCTTTGATTAGCTCCAATTTCTCCACTGTGACTGTCCCCTTTCAAAGAATTAGTATACTCTTCAATACTTCTTATTTCAGGCTTTAAATCCTGATACTTTGAAGGGGTAGAAATGTCTGCCTTAAAGTACTTTTTATTAAGTTGTCGTTTTTCTTCCTCCTTAAAGTATTGGATTGTATCCTTAAGCATGCCAGCGCTGTAGAGTTTTCTTTCAACGCAGTAATCAATAGCTTTTTGTACAAGTGACGGGTTTTCAGATGTCACTGTTTTAATTATTAGGTTAGATTGATCTTTAAAGTATCTAGATTTTTCAGCCCTAATGATATCAACAAACGTTATTGCCTTATCAGTTTCTCCTAAACTTTTTAAAACTTTCTCACGCATTTCGTCGCAACTGTACTTTCTTGATTTTTGCCTATCTGGGTGGTCTATTGTTACTAGCTGACCTTTTCCTTTAGCAATTTTATGTGTGATAATCAACTCATTAGTATCTTTATCAATTATTTCGATACAATCTTTTTTAACTGATAAATTAACTTCTTTACCTGGTGAATAAGTCCCTATGGGTACTTGATATCTGTTTTGTTTGTAAAATACTGTATTGTTTTTTCTTACTAGATAGGTTAAAATTTTAGTATCAGTTGATTCAGCAAAGAGGGTAGGTATTGGCATTAAGTGTTCCTTTTCCAGAGCAAACACTTCTGCCGGTACCTTCTTTGTTGTTTCATGGACTTTTTTATTGCCGGTTCTTTCTAGCCATTTTAGATTATCATCATTAAAGGATTCAATATCTACAAATTTTCTATGTTTAGCGAAGTTATTCTTGGCATACTTTACTACAGCTTCTACTTTGCCTTTGCTTTCAGGATCAGCCTTTCTGCAAAGGTACACTTTAAACTTAAGAGAGTTAAGATAATTTTGAAATCCTTCGGTATATAATATATCTCCATTGTTTTCAGAAACTACTAGTACTTTATCTTGATCATAAACTATCTCTTTGGGTCTGCCGCCAAAGTACTCAAAAGCTTTGTTGTGGGCTTTGATGAAACTTGATGTTGTAAATGGCTTGTCCGACCACCATACGAACTTGTATCTTGAATGGGATAAAACCATTCCAAAACAATATGCTTTTACTCTTTTATTATCATGTGTCTTAAGCCATATCTCTCCTAGATCAACTTGAGCTTGATACCCCATAGGAAGATTTTCTATTTCTTCATACTGCCTAACTGATGTCACTTTGGGCAAGTCATATTCTTTTCTAAGCTTGTTTACATAGAGCCTTAGAGTTCTTTCCTTAAAATCTAGCTCACCATGTTTTTCTAAAAGCCAATCATAAATCTGAGCGGCTGACATATCTCGGTATTCTTTAATCCATTCTAAAATTTGCTTTTTGTATTTATCCACCTTCTTTCTCCGTGATTGAGCTGTATTATGGAGCTCTGAAAACTCATCAAACTCCATATCCCAGTACTTTGATACGGTCTTGTAGTCAATCTCTAGTAGCCTTGCAACTTGGGATTTATTTAATCCCCTAGACCTATTTTCTTTAATTTTGGCAAACATATCCCACCTCTTCAATTCTCATACCTCCTCTGATAAATTAACTCTTTAATTTTATCAGAAGGGGTATTTTTTTAGTAGATAACTGGAAAAAATTCTCCGTTTCTATTTGCCAAAATCTCTCCATTTTAGTTTACCATTTACAACTTTAGATAAAATAGAGAAAAGCTATAAATTATTTTTAGAAATACTTTTAGAAGATCAAGGTATTGATGAAGCAGAAGAAGCAATTTCTAAAATATTAAAATAGTCCAAAAAGAAGGAATTGAACATAAAATCACGAAATAATACATAAAATTTTTTTTAAATAAAACTTTCTAAATATTAAAATTATGTAAAAGGAGGACGGAATTTTATAATAGAGTAGTAAAAAACTAGCTAAGGAGGAGATTGTTTTGAATAAGCACCTAGTTAAGAATATTAGAAACATAGGGATCATATCCCATGGAGGTGCAGGAAAAACGTCGCTAGTAGAAAGTTTAATGTTTACAGCTGGAGCAACTAAAAGGCTAGGTAGAGTAGATGAAGGAACAAGTATGATGGATTATGATAAGGAAGAAATAAAAAGGAAGGTAACGATAAACACTTCTTTAGCTCCGTGTAAATGGAAAGATTATAAAATTAACTTAATAGACACTCCAGGTTATTTTGATTTTGTTGGTGAATTAAAGGGTGCTTTAAGGGTAGCAGATAGTAGTATTTTAGTAATGTGTGCAGCATCAGGAGTTGAGGTTGGCACAGAACAAGCGTACAATTATGCTAAGGGATACCAGCTTCCAAAATTAGCATTTGTAAATAAAATGGATCGAGAAAATGCTAATTTTAATGATGTATTAAATCAAATAAAAGAGAACTTTAAGGATGTGTTGGTCGTACCTTTAACAATACCGATTGGTGAGGCCGAATCCTTTTCAGGGATTGTTGACATTTATAATCTTGAAGCATATTCTTACAAAGGTTTAAAGTCTTTAAAGGAGGATATTCCCAGCGATAAAGAAAATGAAATTAAGATGCATAGAGAGAGTCTTATAGAAGCAGCTGCTGAAGGCGATGATGACTTGCTAATGAAATATTTAGAAGGAGATGAGTTAACTAAAGATGAAGTTCTTTATGGTCTTAAAAAAGGAATAGAAACTGGCAAAGTATTGCCTGTATTAGCGGGATCGGCATACCACAATATAGGAACTGAAAAGTTGTTGGAATATGCTACCTTGTTGCTACCTTCACCAATAGAAAAGGGTGAAATAAGTGTAATAAAAGATGAAGAGGAATCAACATTAAAAGTTGACAAAAAAGAACAATTTACTGCTTTAGTTTTTAAAACTATGGCAGACCCTTATGTAGGGAAATTAACTTTTTTTAGAGTGTATTCTGGAGTTTTAAAATCAGACTCACAAGTTTATAACTCTAGCAAAGAATTAACTGAGCGAATAGGACAGTTGTTTTTAATGCAGGGTAAAGATCAAATTCCTGTAGATTATGTGCAAGCAGGAGACATTGCTGCTGTTGCAAAACTACAAGATACTGGGACAGGAGATACTTTATCAAACGAAGAAAGTAATGTTAGAATTAAACCAATTAACTACCCTAACCCTGTAATATCTTTTGCGGTAGAACCAAAGTCTAAAAATGATGAAGAAAAAGTTGGGATGGGAATTTCTAAATTTTTAGAGGAAGACCCCACTATAACTGTGGAGAGAAATAAAGAAACAAAGGAGACTATACTATCGGGTATGGGAGAAATGCATCTAGACGTATTAATTAATAGGCTTTCTTCAAAGTTTGGGGTAGAGGTGGAGTTAAAAAAACCTAAAATTCCTTATAAAGAAACCTTAAAAGGTAAAATCAAAGTGGAAGGGAAACATAAAAAGCAGTCAGGTGGTAGGGGGCAGTTTGGCCATGTATGGATTGAATTTGAACCACTAGATAGAGGTGAACAGTTTGAATTTGTAGATAAAATATTTGGAGGTGCTGTACCTAGAAATTATATTCCTGCTGTAGAAAAAGGTTTAATAGAAGCCATGGAGGAAGGGGTAATAGCTGGTTATCCTGTTGTAGATATAAAGGCTACCTTATTTGATGGTTCCTACCATAGTGTGGATTCTTCAGAAATGGCATTTAAAATTGCTGCCTCACAGGCATTTAAAGAAGCTATGCTAAAGGGCCAATCAGCAATATTAGAACCGATAATGGATGTAAAAGTAACTGTGGATGAACAATTTATGGGTGATATTATGGGAGATATGAACTCTAGACGGGGGAAAATAATAGGTATGGACCCATTGTCGGGGAGAATGCAGAAAATAAAAGCTCAAGTGCCATTGGCTGAGATGTATCAATATAGCATCGATTTAAGGTCGAAAACACAAGGGAGAGGGTCCTTTACCATGGAGTATTCACATTATGAAGAAGTACCTCCCCAAATAACTAAAGATATAATAAATAAAAAAGATAGTGTTATGGCAGGAAAATAAAACATGTAAGGTCTAGGCTAAAGCCTAGACCTAGATTTCTTTTGATAAAGTTTGATATAATGATAAAAGGTTAAAGAATGTATTTATTGGGAGTAGGGAGGAATTATATGCAAACTAAATATTTAGCATTGCCAGGGCCGACAATGGTTAATAATGAAGTTCTAAAAGAGATGACATCTGAAGTATTTAACCATAGAGGAAAAGATTTTTACAAGGTTCTTCAGAATTTAACAGAAAAAACTCAGCAATTTTTAAATACCAAAAACCAAGTGTATTATTTAACGGCGTCAGGAACAGGAGCTATGGAATGTGCTATAGTTAACAGTTTTTCAAGAGGGGACAAGCTTTTAGCGCTTATAAACGGTGCTTTTGGGCAAAGGTATGCTGACATAGCCAAAACTTATGGTTTAGAGGTTATAGAGTTTCATGGTAAATGGGGGCAAAGCTTTGACTATAACAAGATTAAAAATACAATCGATGAAATCGAAAACTTAGCAGGTATTACTGTTATTCAAGGAGAAACATCTACTGGGGTTGTAAATGACTTAAAGAAAATAAGTGAGATAAAAGATGAAGATACATTGCTAATTGTAGATGGGATAAGTTCTATAGGTGCTGAATATATTGATATAGATGGTTGGGGTATAGATGTAATAATAACGGGCAGTCAAAAAGTACTGGCTTTGCCTCCTGGTCTAGCTATAGCCTGTTTAAGTGATAAAGCTTTAGAGGCATACAATAAAAGCGATCTTCCTAAGTATTATTGGGATATAGGTAAATATAAAAAATTTGCGGAACAAGGACAAACACCTTACACACCTGCTATATCGTTGATTAAGGCTGCAGAAAAACAATTGGAGAGAATGGCTGAACAAGGTATGGGAAAAGAGGTTCAAAGACATCAAATAATTGCAAAAATGACAAGAGAAGGTATTAAAGCTTTAGGTCTAGAACTGTTTACTGAAGAAGGATGTCGTTCTAATGTTGTAACACCGATAAAATCTCCTCATGGAATAAAAGTAGCTGAATTACGCAAACTAATGTTAGAGAAGTACAATGTTGAAGTAGCAGGAGGGCAAGGAAAATTAAAAGAAACTGTTTTTAGAATAGGACATTTGGGGAATGTAGATCCATTATTTATGATATCAGTTCTAACAGCATTAGAGATGTCTCTAATGGAACTAGGGTATGATGTTGATCTCGGCACTGCATCTAAAGCAGCGCAGGAAGTTTTATATAACAAAAAATAATTATTGACTTTTCTAA
This genomic interval from Proteinivorax tanatarense contains the following:
- a CDS encoding pyridoxal-phosphate-dependent aminotransferase family protein produces the protein MQTKYLALPGPTMVNNEVLKEMTSEVFNHRGKDFYKVLQNLTEKTQQFLNTKNQVYYLTASGTGAMECAIVNSFSRGDKLLALINGAFGQRYADIAKTYGLEVIEFHGKWGQSFDYNKIKNTIDEIENLAGITVIQGETSTGVVNDLKKISEIKDEDTLLIVDGISSIGAEYIDIDGWGIDVIITGSQKVLALPPGLAIACLSDKALEAYNKSDLPKYYWDIGKYKKFAEQGQTPYTPAISLIKAAEKQLERMAEQGMGKEVQRHQIIAKMTREGIKALGLELFTEEGCRSNVVTPIKSPHGIKVAELRKLMLEKYNVEVAGGQGKLKETVFRIGHLGNVDPLFMISVLTALEMSLMELGYDVDLGTASKAAQEVLYNKK